One segment of Bradyrhizobium sp. WD16 DNA contains the following:
- a CDS encoding MFS transporter gives MTSIVSTGAAAPARAANAALIAKVTARLLPFLLLMYVLAFLDRANVGFAKGAFQADTGVSNAAYALGASIFFIGYAVFEIPSNLVMHRVGAKLWMARIMVTWGIVSAAMMFVHDETVFYVLRVLLGIAEAGFFPGVILYLTYWFPSQARGRAMGLFYFGAPLAFIFGSPLSGLLLEFNGVAGLKGWQWMFVVEGLLASIVGVWAYFYLDDRPTDARWLSDSEKRELTAAIAAEESHKHAHGPAGALAALGNGRVLYLSLIYFLIQMSVYGVVFYLPTQVAGLMGRNVGLAVGFVAAIPWVCALACAWFVPRLSDLTGERRLIGAATLAIAGIGIATSVASASPVLSLVALCVAAAGFIAVQPLFWTFPTSYLGGAAAAGGIALINSLGALGGFVAPNLKTWAEAAFASKAAGLYMLAGTTLIGAVLILGLGLLGLAGSVALDRKSR, from the coding sequence ATGACTTCGATCGTCTCGACCGGCGCGGCGGCGCCAGCGCGCGCCGCGAATGCCGCGCTCATCGCCAAGGTGACGGCGCGGCTGCTGCCGTTCCTTCTCCTGATGTATGTGCTGGCCTTCCTCGACCGGGCCAATGTCGGCTTCGCCAAGGGGGCGTTCCAGGCCGACACCGGCGTCAGCAACGCCGCCTATGCGCTCGGCGCCTCGATCTTCTTCATCGGCTACGCGGTGTTCGAGATCCCCTCGAACCTCGTCATGCATCGCGTCGGCGCCAAGCTGTGGATGGCGCGCATCATGGTGACCTGGGGCATCGTCTCGGCGGCGATGATGTTCGTGCACGACGAGACGGTGTTCTACGTGCTGCGCGTCCTGCTCGGCATCGCCGAGGCGGGCTTCTTCCCCGGCGTGATCCTCTATCTCACCTACTGGTTTCCGTCGCAGGCGCGCGGCCGCGCCATGGGATTGTTCTATTTCGGCGCGCCGCTGGCCTTCATCTTCGGCAGCCCGCTGTCCGGCCTGCTGCTCGAATTCAACGGCGTCGCCGGCCTCAAGGGCTGGCAGTGGATGTTCGTGGTCGAGGGCCTGTTGGCATCGATCGTCGGCGTCTGGGCCTATTTCTATCTCGACGACCGCCCCACCGATGCGCGCTGGCTGTCGGACAGCGAGAAGCGCGAGCTGACCGCGGCGATCGCGGCCGAGGAAAGCCACAAGCACGCCCATGGCCCCGCCGGCGCCCTGGCGGCGCTCGGCAATGGCCGCGTGCTCTACCTGTCGCTGATCTACTTCCTGATCCAGATGAGCGTCTATGGCGTGGTGTTCTATCTGCCGACCCAGGTCGCCGGCCTGATGGGCCGCAACGTCGGCCTCGCCGTCGGCTTCGTCGCCGCCATTCCGTGGGTTTGCGCGCTCGCCTGCGCCTGGTTCGTTCCGCGGCTGTCGGACCTGACCGGCGAGCGGCGGCTGATCGGCGCGGCGACGCTGGCGATCGCCGGCATCGGCATTGCGACCTCGGTGGCGAGCGCTTCGCCGGTGCTGTCGCTGGTCGCGCTGTGCGTCGCCGCCGCCGGCTTCATCGCCGTCCAGCCCCTCTTCTGGACCTTTCCGACCAGCTATCTCGGCGGCGCCGCCGCGGCCGGCGGCATCGCGCTGATCAATTCGCTCGGCGCGCTCGGCGGCTTCGTCGCGCCCAATCTGAAGACCTGGGCCGAGGCGGCCTTCGCCTCCAAGGCCGCGGGTCTCTACATGCTCGCCGGCACGACGCTGATCGGTGCGGTGCTGATCCTCGGCCTCGGCCTGCTCGGCCTCGCCGGCAGCGTCGCCCTCGACCGCAAGTCGCGCTGA
- a CDS encoding SDR family NAD(P)-dependent oxidoreductase — MNQIDLNGRVAVITGGARGIGYAAAQRMLASGARVALWDVDGERLNEARARLAEHGAVSVHALDLVDEAAVGEATRATVAAHGKLDILVNNAGITGGNGPLWQLEPAVWRRVVEVNLIAPYLTCRAVVPEMLKTGWGRIVNIASIAGKEGNPNASHYSSSKAGLIGLTKSLAKELATSNILVNCVTPAAAKTEIFDQMKQEHIDYMLSRIPMNRFLQVEEAAALIAWLSSDDCAFSTGATFDLSGGRATY; from the coding sequence ATGAACCAGATCGATCTCAACGGCCGCGTCGCCGTCATCACCGGCGGCGCCCGCGGCATCGGCTATGCCGCCGCCCAGCGCATGCTCGCCTCCGGCGCCAGGGTGGCGCTGTGGGACGTCGACGGCGAGCGGCTGAACGAGGCGAGGGCGCGCCTCGCGGAGCACGGCGCCGTCTCCGTTCACGCCCTCGACCTCGTCGACGAGGCGGCGGTGGGCGAGGCGACGCGCGCCACCGTCGCCGCCCACGGCAAGCTCGACATCCTCGTCAACAACGCCGGCATCACCGGCGGCAACGGCCCGTTGTGGCAGCTCGAGCCGGCGGTGTGGCGGCGGGTGGTCGAGGTCAACCTGATCGCGCCCTATCTCACCTGCCGCGCCGTGGTGCCGGAAATGCTCAAGACCGGCTGGGGCCGCATCGTCAACATCGCCTCGATCGCCGGCAAGGAAGGCAATCCCAACGCCTCGCACTATTCGTCGTCGAAGGCGGGGCTGATCGGGCTGACCAAGTCGCTGGCGAAAGAGCTGGCGACCTCGAACATCCTCGTCAACTGCGTGACCCCGGCGGCCGCCAAGACCGAAATCTTCGATCAGATGAAGCAGGAGCACATCGACTACATGCTGTCGCGGATTCCGATGAACCGCTTCCTCCAGGTCGAGGAGGCGGCGGCGCTGATCGCCTGGCTGTCGTCGGACGACTGCGCCTTCTCGACCGGCGCGACGTTCGACCTCTCCGGCGGTCGCGCCACCTACTGA
- a CDS encoding fumarylacetoacetate hydrolase family protein, translated as MKLLRYGEAGREKPGLIDAGGALRDLSGVVADIAGETLLPENLAKLRAIDPASLPRVDGGPRLGACVGSVGKFVCVGLNYSDHAAESGMAIPTEPVLFMKATSAICGPNDDVEIPLGAEKTDWEVELGVVIGRPAKYVSDQDALSHVAGYCVVNDVSERAFQLERGGTWDKGKGCDTFGPIGPWLVTTDEIADPQKLAMWLDVDGRRYQMGSTSTMIFGVAHLVAYISRFMSLQPGDIISTGTPPGVGLGQKPPVYLRAGQVMRLAIDGLGEQRQTTIPARK; from the coding sequence ATGAAATTGCTGCGCTATGGCGAAGCCGGCCGCGAGAAGCCCGGCCTGATCGATGCCGGCGGCGCCTTGCGCGACCTGTCCGGCGTCGTGGCGGACATCGCCGGCGAGACGCTGCTCCCGGAAAATCTGGCGAAGCTGCGGGCGATCGACCCCGCCTCGCTGCCGCGTGTCGACGGCGGGCCGCGGCTGGGGGCCTGCGTCGGCTCTGTCGGCAAGTTCGTCTGCGTCGGCCTCAACTACTCCGACCACGCCGCCGAATCCGGCATGGCGATCCCGACCGAGCCCGTGCTGTTCATGAAGGCCACCAGTGCGATCTGCGGCCCGAACGACGACGTCGAGATCCCGCTGGGCGCCGAGAAGACCGACTGGGAAGTCGAACTCGGCGTCGTCATCGGCAGGCCGGCGAAATACGTCAGCGATCAGGACGCGCTGTCTCATGTCGCCGGCTACTGCGTCGTCAACGACGTCTCCGAGCGCGCCTTCCAGCTCGAGCGCGGCGGCACCTGGGACAAGGGCAAAGGCTGCGACACCTTCGGCCCGATCGGCCCCTGGCTGGTGACCACCGACGAGATCGCCGATCCGCAGAAGCTTGCGATGTGGCTCGATGTCGACGGCCGCCGCTATCAGATGGGCTCGACCAGCACGATGATCTTCGGCGTCGCGCACCTCGTCGCCTACATCAGCCGCTTCATGAGCCTTCAGCCCGGCGACATCATCTCCACCGGCACGCCCCCCGGCGTCGGCCTCGGCCAGAAGCCGCCGGTCTATCTCAGGGCCGGCCAGGTGATGCGCCTTGCCATCGACGGTCTCGGCGAACAGCGCCAGACCACCATTCCCGCCCGCAAGTGA
- a CDS encoding LysR family transcriptional regulator produces MVLSQFQKVIALKPLPPTALLARMRFTHLRLLDVLGRTGNMHRAAEEMHVTQPAATKILHQLEDILGVALFARTSRGMAPTEIGLAVVGYARRTLSDGERFAVGLDNLKRGGYGALSVGAIMATASDLLPRAIAELKRRRPLMTIHLLAATSDMLMTALERRELELVIGRPTDGRHAAEFAFEPLSREELWLFAADTHPFAGRRRRLAIGDLAGAAWVRQPPPSPMRNLLDAMFVKAGIGIPDNVVETTSVFATLQLVRHAGMIAVLPKSIVAEEVRRGGLTRLPLEMAAELDSYGIVTPVGGSLSDNAKEFVGIVRGLVRARG; encoded by the coding sequence ATGGTGCTCAGCCAATTCCAAAAGGTGATCGCCTTGAAACCGCTGCCGCCGACCGCGCTGCTCGCCCGGATGCGCTTCACCCATCTGCGGCTGCTCGACGTGCTGGGGCGGACCGGCAACATGCACCGCGCCGCCGAGGAGATGCATGTCACCCAGCCGGCGGCGACCAAGATCCTGCACCAGCTCGAGGACATCCTCGGCGTCGCGCTGTTCGCGCGCACCTCGCGCGGCATGGCGCCGACCGAGATCGGCCTCGCCGTGGTCGGCTATGCACGGCGAACCTTGAGCGACGGCGAGCGCTTCGCCGTCGGCCTCGACAATCTCAAGCGCGGCGGCTACGGCGCGCTGTCGGTCGGCGCCATCATGGCGACGGCGTCGGACCTCCTGCCGAGGGCGATCGCCGAGCTCAAGCGCCGGCGGCCGCTGATGACCATCCACCTGCTCGCGGCGACCAGCGACATGCTGATGACGGCGCTGGAGCGGCGCGAGCTGGAGCTGGTGATCGGCCGGCCCACCGATGGGCGTCATGCCGCCGAATTCGCCTTCGAGCCGCTGTCGAGGGAGGAGCTCTGGCTGTTCGCCGCCGACACCCATCCGTTCGCCGGGCGGCGCAGGCGCCTCGCCATCGGCGACCTCGCCGGCGCGGCCTGGGTGCGCCAGCCGCCGCCGAGCCCGATGCGAAATCTCCTCGATGCCATGTTCGTCAAGGCCGGCATCGGCATCCCCGACAATGTCGTCGAGACCACCTCGGTGTTCGCGACGCTTCAACTGGTGCGCCACGCCGGCATGATCGCGGTGCTGCCGAAATCCATCGTCGCCGAGGAAGTGCGACGCGGCGGCCTGACCCGCCTGCCGCTGGAGATGGCGGCCGAGCTCGACAGCTACGGCATCGTCACGCCCGTTGGCGGCAGCCTCAGCGATAACGCCAAGGAGTTCGTGGGGATCGTCAGGGGGCTGGTGAGGGCGCGGGGGTGA
- the eda gene encoding bifunctional 4-hydroxy-2-oxoglutarate aldolase/2-dehydro-3-deoxy-phosphogluconate aldolase, with product MIPDADQAARRCASLQSLFALAPVVPVVTIEDAAHAVPLARALSRGGLRAIEITLRTAAGLDAARAIRAEVPEAIVGIGTVLTPQDLERSIDAGAAFALSPGATSELLDAARALELPFIPGVQTASELMACVTRGFGIVKFFPAVPAGGISAIRALAGPFPQVRFCPTGGISERDARAWLAEPNVVAVGGSWIAPRRAVLAGAWDEIEALARAAATLMR from the coding sequence ATGATCCCCGACGCCGACCAGGCGGCACGCCGCTGCGCCAGCCTTCAATCCCTGTTCGCGCTCGCTCCGGTCGTGCCGGTCGTGACGATCGAAGATGCGGCGCATGCCGTTCCGCTGGCCCGCGCATTGTCCCGCGGCGGCCTTCGCGCGATCGAGATCACCTTGCGAACGGCCGCCGGCCTCGACGCCGCCAGAGCGATCCGCGCCGAGGTCCCCGAGGCGATCGTCGGCATCGGCACCGTGTTGACGCCGCAAGACCTCGAGCGATCGATCGACGCGGGAGCGGCCTTTGCGCTCAGTCCCGGCGCCACGTCCGAATTGCTCGACGCGGCGCGCGCGCTCGAACTCCCCTTCATCCCCGGCGTGCAGACGGCGTCCGAGCTGATGGCGTGCGTCACGCGCGGCTTCGGGATCGTGAAATTTTTCCCCGCAGTTCCTGCCGGGGGGATTTCTGCAATTCGTGCGCTGGCCGGGCCATTTCCGCAGGTGCGCTTCTGTCCGACGGGAGGCATCAGCGAACGGGATGCGCGCGCGTGGCTCGCAGAGCCCAATGTCGTCGCTGTCGGCGGCTCCTGGATTGCGCCGCGCCGCGCCGTCCTCGCCGGCGCATGGGACGAAATCGAGGCGCTTGCCCGCGCTGCCGCAACGCTCATGCGATAG
- a CDS encoding sugar kinase: MRLALIGECMVELAEVGGGRFARAFGGDTLNTALYMARLGVDVSYVTALGNDPLSDSMIAAWRAEGVRTDEVMCLSGRMPGLYMIERDARGERSFLYWRDRAPAREFFDRADEATLERLSKFDWLCFSGISLSLYGDNGRARLAELLAATRRRGGRIAFDGNFRPRGWPDADSARRAFGQILPYVDLALPTLEDEQALFGDADADACAARLHRAGVQEIVVKQGARGCIVFAGTDRTEVAPDRRIDPVDTTAAGDSFNAAYLAARIAGAAPPEAARAGHRLAGVVISHPGAIIPREAMPTELQRKVPCP; encoded by the coding sequence ATGAGACTCGCCTTGATCGGTGAATGCATGGTCGAACTCGCCGAGGTCGGGGGCGGCCGGTTCGCGCGCGCCTTCGGCGGCGATACGCTCAATACCGCGCTCTACATGGCGCGGCTCGGCGTCGACGTCTCCTATGTCACCGCGCTCGGCAACGATCCGTTGAGCGATTCCATGATCGCCGCATGGCGAGCCGAAGGCGTTCGGACGGACGAGGTCATGTGCCTTTCCGGCCGCATGCCCGGCCTTTACATGATCGAGCGCGACGCTCGCGGCGAACGCAGCTTCCTCTATTGGCGCGATCGCGCGCCGGCGCGGGAGTTCTTCGATCGTGCGGACGAGGCGACGCTGGAGCGCCTGTCGAAATTCGACTGGCTCTGTTTCTCGGGCATCAGCCTGTCGCTCTATGGCGACAACGGCCGCGCACGGCTCGCCGAACTGCTCGCGGCGACGCGCCGCCGGGGCGGGCGCATCGCCTTCGACGGCAACTTCCGCCCGCGCGGCTGGCCGGATGCGGACAGCGCGCGTCGGGCCTTCGGGCAAATTCTGCCCTATGTCGATCTCGCCCTGCCGACGCTGGAAGACGAACAGGCCTTGTTCGGCGATGCCGACGCGGATGCCTGCGCGGCGCGCCTGCATCGCGCCGGCGTGCAGGAGATCGTCGTCAAACAGGGCGCGCGCGGCTGCATCGTGTTCGCCGGGACCGACCGGACGGAGGTTGCGCCGGACCGGCGCATTGACCCGGTCGACACAACGGCAGCCGGCGATTCGTTCAACGCCGCGTATCTCGCCGCGCGAATTGCCGGTGCCGCTCCCCCAGAGGCGGCGCGCGCCGGACATCGGCTGGCCGGCGTGGTGATCAGCCATCCCGGCGCGATCATCCCGCGCGAGGCGATGCCGACCGAGCTGCAAAGGAAGGTCCCCTGCCCATGA
- a CDS encoding UxaA family hydrolase translates to MAAPRVLRLHQDDNVVVAVDAVQPGAAAAGVNALERIPKGHKLAAAGIAQGQPIRKFGQVIGFAGRDIPAGAWVHEHNVVLQEFERDYAFATDAQPDQTLRPDEAPAFFEGFRRPGGRAGTRNYVGILSSVNCSATIVDFIADEIARSGVLADYPNIDGVIPLHHGTGCGMAGAGEGFDLLTRTLWGYASHPNLAAVLVVGLGCEVLQIARFKQSYGIAEGAQFQSLTIQESGGTRRSVAAGVAKLRDMLPAADSCRRTAVPASELKLALQCGGSDGYSGLTANPALGAAVDMLVRQGGTAILSETPEIFGAEHLLTRRAESRDVGQKIVDIIAWWKAYAARAGAELNNNPSPGNKAGGLTTILEKSLGAVAKAGSATLRGVYRYAERIDRSGLVYMDTPGYDPVAATGQVAGGANVLCFTTGRGSVYGCKPTPSIKLATNSDLYRRMEEDMDIDCGDILDGVTIEQKGREIFEAILRVASGERSKSERLGFGRNEFVPWQIGATM, encoded by the coding sequence ATGGCAGCGCCACGCGTCTTGCGTCTTCACCAGGACGACAACGTCGTCGTCGCGGTCGACGCCGTCCAGCCGGGAGCCGCCGCCGCCGGCGTCAATGCGCTGGAGCGGATTCCGAAGGGCCACAAGCTCGCCGCGGCCGGCATCGCGCAGGGCCAGCCGATCCGCAAATTCGGTCAGGTCATCGGCTTTGCCGGGCGGGACATTCCCGCCGGCGCCTGGGTGCACGAGCATAACGTCGTCCTCCAGGAGTTCGAGCGCGACTACGCCTTCGCAACCGACGCACAGCCGGATCAGACGCTGCGCCCGGACGAGGCGCCGGCGTTCTTCGAGGGATTCCGCCGCCCCGGCGGCCGGGCCGGCACCCGCAATTATGTCGGCATCCTGAGCTCGGTGAACTGTTCGGCGACCATCGTCGATTTCATCGCCGATGAGATCGCGCGGTCCGGCGTGCTGGCCGACTATCCGAATATCGACGGCGTCATTCCCCTTCACCACGGCACCGGCTGCGGCATGGCCGGCGCGGGCGAGGGTTTCGATCTGCTGACGCGCACGCTCTGGGGCTACGCCAGCCATCCGAACCTCGCTGCGGTCCTCGTCGTCGGTCTCGGCTGCGAGGTTCTCCAGATCGCGCGGTTCAAGCAGAGCTATGGCATCGCCGAAGGCGCGCAGTTCCAGAGCCTCACGATTCAGGAGAGCGGCGGCACCCGCCGTTCGGTCGCGGCCGGCGTCGCCAAGCTGCGTGACATGCTGCCCGCCGCCGACAGCTGCCGGCGCACGGCGGTGCCGGCTTCGGAGCTGAAGCTGGCGCTGCAATGTGGCGGCTCGGACGGCTATTCGGGGCTGACCGCGAACCCGGCTCTGGGCGCCGCCGTCGACATGCTGGTGCGGCAAGGCGGCACGGCGATCCTCTCGGAGACACCCGAGATCTTCGGCGCCGAGCATCTCCTGACCCGCCGTGCCGAGAGTCGCGACGTCGGGCAGAAGATCGTCGACATCATCGCGTGGTGGAAAGCCTATGCGGCGCGCGCGGGCGCGGAGCTCAACAACAATCCGTCCCCCGGCAACAAGGCGGGCGGCCTGACCACCATTCTCGAGAAGTCCCTCGGCGCGGTCGCCAAGGCAGGCTCAGCGACGCTGCGCGGCGTGTACCGCTATGCCGAACGGATCGACCGCAGCGGCCTCGTCTATATGGATACGCCGGGCTACGACCCGGTCGCCGCCACCGGGCAGGTCGCCGGCGGCGCCAATGTTCTCTGTTTCACGACCGGCCGCGGCTCGGTGTACGGCTGCAAGCCGACGCCCTCGATCAAGCTCGCCACCAATTCCGATCTCTACCGCCGCATGGAGGAAGACATGGATATCGATTGCGGCGACATTCTCGACGGCGTCACGATCGAGCAGAAAGGGCGTGAGATCTTCGAGGCCATCCTGCGCGTCGCGTCCGGAGAGCGGTCGAAGTCCGAGCGGCTTGGCTTTGGCCGGAACGAGTTCGTGCCCTGGCAGATCGGCGCGACGATGTAA
- a CDS encoding zinc-binding alcohol dehydrogenase family protein: protein MQVLLCDEPGQLRVVDRPPPQPAEGEVLVRIRRIGICGTDFHIFQGKHPFLQYPRVMGHELSGTVESAPAGSGLQPGQNVYIVPYLSCGRCVACRKGITNACQNIRVLGVHMDGGMAELLCVPASYVIPVGDTSLDDAAMIEFLAIGAHGVKRGGISPADRVLVVGSGPIGMSAIVFAKARGAHVTVMDLREDRLAFTQDRLGADALLWADADAERKAAAATAGDFFDVVIDCTGNQAAMQRGFGFVGHGGRYVLVSVVPTEITFSDPEFHKRETTLFASRNAQPDDFAEVVRQMQAGRVPTTAMRTHRGPLSAGPELFRDWLRPEAGVIKAILEV from the coding sequence ATGCAAGTCCTGCTTTGCGACGAACCGGGCCAGCTGCGCGTCGTCGATCGCCCGCCGCCGCAACCGGCCGAGGGCGAGGTGCTCGTCCGCATCCGCCGCATCGGCATCTGCGGCACCGACTTCCATATCTTCCAGGGCAAGCATCCCTTCCTGCAATATCCGCGGGTGATGGGTCACGAGCTCTCCGGCACCGTCGAATCCGCGCCGGCCGGCAGCGGCCTGCAGCCTGGGCAGAACGTCTATATCGTCCCCTACCTGTCCTGCGGGCGCTGCGTCGCATGCCGCAAGGGCATCACCAACGCATGCCAGAACATCCGCGTGCTCGGCGTCCATATGGACGGCGGCATGGCGGAGCTGCTCTGCGTTCCGGCGAGCTATGTCATTCCGGTCGGCGATACCTCGCTCGACGATGCGGCGATGATCGAGTTCCTGGCCATCGGCGCCCATGGCGTGAAGCGCGGCGGCATCTCCCCGGCCGACCGCGTCCTCGTCGTCGGCTCCGGCCCGATCGGGATGTCCGCCATCGTATTTGCCAAGGCGCGCGGCGCGCATGTCACGGTCATGGACCTGCGTGAGGATCGCCTGGCCTTCACCCAGGACCGGCTGGGCGCCGACGCCCTGCTGTGGGCGGATGCGGATGCCGAGCGCAAGGCCGCGGCCGCGACGGCGGGCGATTTCTTCGACGTGGTGATCGACTGCACCGGCAATCAGGCCGCCATGCAGCGCGGCTTCGGCTTCGTCGGGCACGGCGGGCGCTACGTGCTGGTCAGCGTGGTGCCGACCGAGATCACCTTTTCCGACCCCGAGTTCCACAAGCGCGAGACCACCCTGTTCGCGAGCCGCAATGCGCAGCCCGACGACTTCGCCGAGGTGGTGCGCCAGATGCAGGCAGGGCGCGTGCCGACGACGGCGATGCGGACCCATCGCGGGCCGCTGAGCGCGGGTCCGGAGCTCTTCCGCGACTGGCTGCGCCCCGAGGCGGGCGTCATCAAAGCGATCCTGGAGGTCTGA
- a CDS encoding transporter substrate-binding domain-containing protein, with protein MKRRTFLAGGVSAMAVAALAAPALADTLDTIRGRKKLMIALDLGSPPFGMTDGEMRPTGSDVETAQLLADSWGMPMDIVQVTSPNRVPFLLTGKADMVIASFSVNEERLKVIDFSDPYGVIQAVVAGPKGQAVADYAALAGKRIGTTRGSTNDKEVTARAQGAQIMRFDDDATLTTAMISGQVDLVATSPQIVNTANGRKPPVPFETKIVMRTFPYAIGIRKGDDKLKAALNDWVHENLKNGKLNAIYKKYHGADLPADMLT; from the coding sequence ATGAAACGCAGAACTTTTCTCGCCGGCGGCGTGTCCGCCATGGCGGTCGCCGCGCTGGCGGCGCCCGCCCTGGCCGATACGCTGGACACGATCCGCGGCCGCAAGAAGCTGATGATCGCGCTCGACCTCGGCTCACCGCCCTTCGGCATGACCGACGGCGAGATGCGTCCCACCGGCTCGGATGTCGAGACGGCTCAGCTGCTGGCCGACAGCTGGGGAATGCCGATGGATATCGTGCAGGTGACCAGTCCGAACCGCGTGCCCTTCCTGCTGACCGGCAAGGCCGACATGGTCATCGCCAGCTTCAGCGTCAACGAGGAACGGCTCAAGGTCATCGACTTCTCCGACCCCTACGGCGTGATCCAGGCCGTCGTCGCCGGACCGAAGGGGCAGGCCGTCGCGGACTACGCCGCCCTCGCCGGCAAGCGCATCGGCACCACCCGCGGCAGCACCAACGACAAGGAGGTCACCGCCCGGGCCCAGGGCGCGCAGATCATGCGCTTCGACGACGATGCGACACTGACCACCGCGATGATCTCCGGCCAGGTCGACCTCGTGGCGACGTCGCCGCAGATCGTCAACACCGCGAACGGGCGAAAGCCGCCCGTGCCTTTCGAGACCAAGATCGTGATGCGCACCTTCCCCTATGCGATCGGCATCCGGAAGGGCGACGACAAGCTCAAGGCGGCGCTCAACGACTGGGTGCATGAAAACCTGAAGAACGGCAAGCTCAACGCGATCTACAAGAAGTACCACGGCGCGGATCTGCCGGCGGACATGCTGACCTGA
- a CDS encoding amino acid ABC transporter ATP-binding protein produces the protein MSAVVKLSNVHKSFGSHKVLDGISFEVRRGEVVALIGQSGSGKSTALRCIDALETIQQGSIEVCGFQIHSGKLDKQALRQAIGIVFQSYNLFPHLTAAQNIMLAPTCVKRIGRREARELALDVLARVGLAEKADHYPEQLSGGQQQRVAIARSLAMQPQVMLFDEVTSALDPQLTGEVLKVMEDLARGGMTMILVTHEMSFARKVADTVIYMRQGRIWETLPGCELESPRTPELREFIGHDF, from the coding sequence ATGTCGGCCGTCGTTAAGCTCAGCAACGTCCACAAGAGCTTCGGCTCCCACAAGGTGCTCGACGGCATCTCCTTCGAGGTGCGGCGTGGCGAGGTCGTGGCCTTGATCGGGCAGTCCGGCTCGGGCAAGTCGACCGCACTGCGCTGCATCGACGCGCTCGAGACCATCCAGCAGGGCAGCATCGAGGTCTGCGGATTCCAGATCCACAGCGGCAAGCTGGACAAGCAGGCGCTGCGCCAGGCGATCGGCATTGTCTTCCAGAGCTACAACCTCTTCCCGCATTTGACAGCGGCGCAGAACATCATGCTGGCGCCGACCTGCGTGAAGCGGATCGGCCGCCGTGAGGCGCGGGAGCTCGCCTTGGACGTGCTCGCGCGGGTCGGGCTGGCGGAAAAGGCCGACCACTACCCCGAGCAGCTCTCCGGCGGGCAGCAGCAGCGTGTCGCCATCGCACGCAGCCTGGCGATGCAGCCGCAGGTCATGCTGTTCGACGAGGTGACCTCGGCGCTCGACCCGCAGCTGACCGGCGAGGTCCTCAAGGTGATGGAGGATCTCGCGCGCGGCGGCATGACCATGATCCTGGTCACGCACGAGATGAGTTTCGCCCGCAAGGTCGCGGACACCGTCATCTACATGCGGCAGGGCCGGATCTGGGAAACCCTGCCCGGTTGCGAGCTCGAGTCACCGCGCACGCCCGAGCTGCGCGAGTTCATCGGCCACGACTTCTGA
- a CDS encoding amino acid ABC transporter permease: MPTFGSNHLWFLVVAAGWTIALSAIAFLGGGLLGFAVALARISDNALLRGLASAYIKVVQGTPLLILLFMIYFGLAIAGFDQLPALIAAGAGLMIYSSGFLGEIWRGCIESVPKTQWEAAECLALSRWDRLTRVILPQAMRIATAPTVGFLVQIVKNTSLASVVGFVELAQAGKLINNSTFQPFTVFATVAALYFVICYPLSAWSRRLERRLNVGRR, translated from the coding sequence ATGCCCACCTTCGGATCCAACCATCTCTGGTTCCTGGTCGTCGCCGCCGGCTGGACCATCGCGCTGTCGGCCATCGCCTTCCTCGGCGGCGGGCTCCTCGGCTTCGCCGTCGCGCTGGCGCGGATCTCGGACAATGCGCTGCTGCGCGGCCTCGCCTCGGCCTACATCAAGGTCGTGCAGGGCACGCCGCTGCTGATCCTGCTCTTCATGATCTATTTCGGTCTGGCGATCGCGGGCTTCGACCAGCTTCCCGCCCTGATCGCGGCGGGCGCCGGACTGATGATCTATTCGTCCGGCTTCCTCGGCGAGATCTGGCGCGGCTGCATCGAATCCGTGCCGAAGACCCAATGGGAAGCCGCCGAGTGCCTGGCGTTGTCGCGCTGGGACCGGCTGACGCGGGTGATCCTGCCGCAGGCCATGCGGATCGCGACGGCGCCGACGGTCGGCTTCCTCGTGCAGATCGTGAAGAACACCTCGCTCGCGTCCGTCGTCGGCTTCGTCGAGCTGGCTCAGGCCGGCAAGCTGATCAACAACTCGACGTTCCAGCCCTTCACCGTCTTCGCCACCGTGGCCGCGCTCTACTTCGTCATCTGCTATCCGCTGTCGGCCTGGAGCCGCCGGCTCGAGAGGAGGCTCAATGTCGGCCGTCGTTAA